The DNA sequence cacacaatctttttttttttttcaattatcctGGGCAAAGGTGTTTTTATTACGCATCTTTTTGTGTACCTGGAATACTGTCATCATGCTTttagtactctctctctctctctgtgagatGGATAACagcgaataatattaaaacctCGGATATTCCTCGCCGAATGGATTTAACTAACACCTTGTCGGTTTTCCTCCATCGCcttgagaaggaaaaaaaaaaaagtcattggATGGATGACTTATCTTTTTGCATGCATAAAACCAACAAGAAGCAACAATGGCCTTGAAATTAAATACCAAAGCTTTTGTATTACtaattaagatgaaaaatatacatataatacaaCATGAATTAGTAACAATTTATAATCCTTGGATCTTTTTGCATTGACAAGATGCTAATGAATTATTGTTGGCGAAAACAAAAGGTTCTCCTATATACCCACAAAACACAAGTTATGGTACAATATTGAATCGAACTTCTTTACGAACGATAGTCCCTTAAATTTGTTTTAGCCGTTCTATCATTGTCAATAAACTGATTAccaactgaagaaaaaaatttatgcaaAGATAACTATACATTATGGTTCATTTTCAGATACCCGTCAACAAACATCCCAAAGTAAGCATCTTTTGCTCAAGACATTGTACGATAATGTCTCCTAGCTGCTCTACTACCGCTTGTATGAAAAACCTGCAAATCAACTTTATACACTTTCCAAGAtactttagaaaaaaattagaagggTGTATTGAAGATAGTTTTAATTACCTGAGATTAGACACGAAACTATCTATGCAATACAACAAAACTCAAACACGTAGAGGTACGTCAATGAAGTGACCTAATTTTGTATAGCATTTTGACTATGAATGTTGTGTATAATAACATCTCTGTGCTGGAAGCTTGTACGGGTACTGGGGGAGCCAAATAAAGTCGTCTGCTTATTTTTATCTTGAACCCGAAGAGATGCGAAAGAATTCTGACAGCTGCAAATCTCATAACTTACAGCCTGTCTCATCAGACTTGGTTTGCCTGCATCAGGACTCTTCTAAGCTCGTTGGCAATACCCTGCAGCAGAAATGGTTTCCGAATGATTCCATTCATTCCAATATGCATACATCTTTCCCACATGTCTTCATCAGCACTTGCTGTCAAGGCAACGATCAGTGGCCAACTACGGCTACGAAATTTCCGAATTCTCATTGCAACTTCAAACCCATCCAACTCCGGCATGTGAAGATCCAATAAAACGATTTGGATAGAAGAGCCTGCAGGGCCAATAGCACTAAGGCATTCAAATCCAGAAGAAACAGCAGTGACAACGCAACCTAGCTTTTCAAGAAGTTTTCGGGTCACACCCCTGTTCACATTGTCATCATCAGCCAGTAAAACTTGTAAGCCTCTgaagagagagttagagtgtgCGTGCTCTGAAGATTCTCCAGGTTCTGAGATGGCTACTGCAATGGATGGTCGCAGTTGAAACTGAAGAACAAGTGCCATGCTTTGAGCAAAACCTTGATGATTTGGGACAACCCGTATGTTGCCTTGCATCAACTGCAACAATAAAAGAGTGGTCAacaaacaataacaatattaacTGTTTAAAATCAGACTATATGTTATGATTCCATCTTGATAATGCAAATACTGTAGTGACCCTTTACAAACACAACAATCGCAGCAATGATTACCAGAGTCCCCccaattttaagaaattttgtaCGCCAACAAATTAATCATGTGAATTGGAAGTACCACAGTAACCAAAAGAGCATCAAACCTTATTCTTTCCAAGCAGTCTCAATACATGAAAACTTTTACAGCGTAAGAGCAGCTAATATCTTTGTTTTAAGAATGACTTGTCTTCAATTTTATAACCAATCAAGACTTTTCCTGCAGAAACCTTcttcaaaattatcttttttgttttaagaatttcattaaaaagaaaatgaaaagtgtTTCTGAGTCTTATATTACTCAATAACATCACATGCAAGCGTGGACACAACCTATCATACTCACCTGCACTAGCTTTTTGCAAATGCCAAAGCTCAAACTCTCCTCAAGTCCATCACTGGTGTACCTCCTACCGCCAGGCTGTGCAATTGAAACTGAACCCTCCGACTGAGAACCGCTATTTTCTATTGCAATCTCAAGTCTAATATGTACATCCACATCAGAGGAGCTATGTCTCCAGGTTGACCATCTCTGATCATTCCTTCCCTGGCTTCGACTCTCAGAGAAAACCCGGAGTATCACAAATCCCCCTCCATTGTTGCCATCCAACAGGTTCCCAACCATATGCAAAATCACCTGGAAAACCCTTCTTTCATCACCCATTACACGATCAGGCAGTGACCTCTCAACCTCAACTGCAAAACCAAAGCCCTTATAGACACACAAGCACTTTGCTAGGCAAGCTGCTTCTCTTATCATGGAGTGTAAGTGAAACGATCTCATCTCCATTGGAAATCTACCACTATCTTTCCTAGAATTGTCCATTGCATCATTTATCAAGGTTGATAGAACACTGCTGGTCCTCACCATTGTGTCTACAACAGTTCGCTGCTCGTTGCTCATATTCTCATCCTGCAACATTGAAAGCAAACCCAAAATTGAGTGCATTGGCCTCCTCATCCCATCACTCATTACCTTTTGAAAGGAATTTCTTGCCTGGCTTGCCATCATAGCATTCCTCTTTTCCTGTTGCAATGCTCGATTTCGATCTACCAATTTCTCTCTCATGAGCTGGGACTCTTCAAGGAGTGCAGCATGGGAAAGAGCCACGGCAACCTGATCGGCAACAACCTTAATAATCTCAATTTCCTGGCTGTTCCAAGATCTAGGTTGTCCACTTGGaagaaccaaaaccaatattGCATAACGTCTCATCTCAGGAGTTCCCCCTTTAAAATTGGAAACCCGAAGCAATGGCATTCGAATTGCAGCCACAGGTCCTGGTTCACCTGACTCTCCACTGCTTGCAGCAGCAAGTGCAGACTCCGGGCTAAGGATATTCACTTCATCACTCCCCTTGATCCTTGCAACATCTGGATCAGTAGTTGGTATAGAAGAATTATAGGTATCTGAATATTTCCTCCCATAAGCTTCATGGGTCAGGTTCATCTGTGTTTTACCCTCATTAGGCATCCAAACTGCACAATTCTGCAAACCCAAAATTCGAGAAAGCTCCACAAGAGTTGTGTTCAGAATCTCATGCCTATCAAGCGATTTCCGAATCTCATGAGTAAGCATCCCAACGTGCGATCCAGCTTCATtctgtttcattatttttccaACCTCTCGTCCTAGATCCCAAGTCTTCTTTTTCAACATGAATTCCCTCACCTTCACTTTGATAAGTAAAGGGATGAGAGTGATGAGTGTTATAGCAGTGGCACATGAGACCAAAGCAGTGAGAATCTTGAAGACAGTGAGAGCCAGCATTAGCTGAAATGGGTGTTGGCTATAAGTCCAGCCATTGAGCAAATGGGTCAACCCACACAGAACGATGAAGGCAATGAATTGAAAGAGAACCCATTTGAAAGGGACGTTCGAGCAGCTGACAAAGTAAAGTAGCTCGATGGGGATCGAGAAGTAGGCCACAGCAATTAAGAAATCACTCACTTTCTGGCACTGTAGAATGCTGTCAAAACTCCACAAGCTACCCTCATCTTCGCAATTACATCGGGGAAATCCATTATCAGCCGCAGATACCGATAAAAAAAGCAGTAAAATCAACAGCCCAGATGCCAATGCCTTTAACATTGCATCCAAAGACTGCTTCTTCAGTCCATTTAACAATAAAGTTTGAATCTTCCAAACCCCCCAGTACAGACTAATTTTCTGTAACAAAAATGTCTTCAACTATAACCTCAAGATTCCAATCGTCAAAACTCATTTCCTGTCAAAGAACATGTTCAACACAATAGGATACTTACTAAAAATCTGAAGAATTTAACTGCAATGCTTCAAGATCTGACACACCAACTAgcctaaaaaaattatgaacgcTATTTATTTGTTAGAGCAGAACAATTTACCTTAAACTCTCTTTCTCCAAAATATGTCCTTAATCagttaaatataactttttgaTACTATAGTAAATTCCTGAATACCACAGTGATGAAGATGACGACATTTTCCTCAACCGAAATAATATACCAAAAGAAGAAGCCAAGCCAAAGACCTTCCcgtaaagaaataaaaacaaaacccacaagcaagaaaatattttagaaaccGGAGAAATACCCACTAACCTTTACAACGCAAAAGACCGGAAAAGACCCAGAAATGCAGGCCAAAAGTAGAAAGCGCACCCGAAGAGCCACACCCACAACTATGGATTTTGCAATCAAGCGCAGCTTCGGATCTTTATCCTTCTTCACCACCACATGCAGAGGCTTTAGACACTGCAGCCCATTAATCCAATCCTTTTTGGCTCTCTCTTCATCAAGAAGAGAAGACAAAATCCACTCCGTCCATGTCAAAAATCCCCCTCCCCCGCCACCGCCCCCGCCACCGCCTCCTCTTCCTCCATTGGATTAAAACGTGAAAGAAGCACACAAACAAATCCCAATAAGCCTATCAAACCCGGCTATCCCACAACCAAGTTACCGGCTGGCCCAGGCCGTGTAAGCCGTAGGTCCTTCACTACTAGCTGAAGCACGTACAAAAGCCAAAACCGAAAAggactttaattttttttttttctctctttcttttttacttctttttctttgctaaTCTTCAGCTACCAGCCTACCtgttaataaaagtaaattctaCTATTATGACCCTTTCATATTCTCATCTTAACCTTTCCCTCCtgcgcctctctctctcctcgttTCCAAATTCGTAGacgaacccaaaaaaaatacgCTTAGCAGAattccagagagagagagagacagagagagaaggggTTTTCCGCGCCGTTGTTTCGTTGGGGGCAGGGgttggggggggaggggg is a window from the Juglans regia cultivar Chandler chromosome 7, Walnut 2.0, whole genome shotgun sequence genome containing:
- the LOC109007220 gene encoding ethylene receptor 2-like; this translates as MLKALASGLLILLLFLSVSAADNGFPRCNCEDEGSLWSFDSILQCQKVSDFLIAVAYFSIPIELLYFVSCSNVPFKWVLFQFIAFIVLCGLTHLLNGWTYSQHPFQLMLALTVFKILTALVSCATAITLITLIPLLIKVKVREFMLKKKTWDLGREVGKIMKQNEAGSHVGMLTHEIRKSLDRHEILNTTLVELSRILGLQNCAVWMPNEGKTQMNLTHEAYGRKYSDTYNSSIPTTDPDVARIKGSDEVNILSPESALAAASSGESGEPGPVAAIRMPLLRVSNFKGGTPEMRRYAILVLVLPSGQPRSWNSQEIEIIKVVADQVAVALSHAALLEESQLMREKLVDRNRALQQEKRNAMMASQARNSFQKVMSDGMRRPMHSILGLLSMLQDENMSNEQRTVVDTMVRTSSVLSTLINDAMDNSRKDSGRFPMEMRSFHLHSMIREAACLAKCLCVYKGFGFAVEVERSLPDRVMGDERRVFQVILHMVGNLLDGNNGGGFVILRVFSESRSQGRNDQRWSTWRHSSSDVDVHIRLEIAIENSGSQSEGSVSIAQPGGRRYTSDGLEESLSFGICKKLVQLMQGNIRVVPNHQGFAQSMALVLQFQLRPSIAVAISEPGESSEHAHSNSLFRGLQVLLADDDNVNRGVTRKLLEKLGCVVTAVSSGFECLSAIGPAGSSIQIVLLDLHMPELDGFEVAMRIRKFRSRSWPLIVALTASADEDMWERCMHIGMNGIIRKPFLLQGIANELRRVLMQANQV